The following coding sequences lie in one Arachis hypogaea cultivar Tifrunner chromosome 4, arahy.Tifrunner.gnm2.J5K5, whole genome shotgun sequence genomic window:
- the LOC112797936 gene encoding ultraviolet-B receptor UVR8, protein MDVDNIFGTIKPVNVARKSAIYVWGYNQSGQTGRKGREEQLRIPKQLPPALFGCTAGTNARWLDVACGREHTAAIASDGSLFTWGANDFGQLGDGTEERRKYPKKVKQLESEFVKSVSCGAHCSACIAEPRENDGTISTGRLWIWGQNQGSNLPRLFWGAFKPNTIIHEVSCGAVHVVALSEEGLLQAWGYNEYGQLGRGVTCEGLQGARIISSYAKFLDEAPELVKITKVSCGEYHTAAISDKGEVYTWGLGSMGQLGHSSLQYGDKELLPRRVVSLDGIFIKDLACGGVHTCALTQEGALYAWGGGQSGQLGLGPQTGLFSCVANDSRTFFRNIPVLVVPKGVKLVACGHSHTLISMRDGRIHGWGYNSYGQAANEKSTYAWYPSPVDWCVGEVRKLAAGGGHSAVLTDACSLKELCEFILAETLTLSDAAKVEDIASRTGSDALARLCVRLREYMLSGGHLEQEEDAKSKV, encoded by the exons ATGGATGTTGATAATATCTTTGGCACCATTAAACCTGTGAATGTTGCAAGGAAGAGTGCCATATATGTTTGGGGATACAATCAATCAGGGCAAACTGGAAGAAAGGGGAGAGAGGAGCAGTTGAGGATTCCGAAACAGCTGCCTCCTGCGCTTTTTGGATGTACAGCAGGTACCAATGCGCGCTGGTTGGACGTTGCTTGTGGTCGCGAGCATACAGCAGCAATTGCCTCTGATGGCTCACTTTTCACCTGGG GGGCTAATGACTTTGGTCAACTCGGTGATGGAACTGAGGAGCGAAGGAAATATCCAAAGAAAGTGAAGCAATTAGAGTCAGAGTTCGTAAAATCTGTGTCCTGCGGAGCACATTGTTCTGCTTGCATTGCAGAGCCTCGTGAAAATGATGGTACCATTTCAACTGGGAGGCTCTGGATTTGGGGACAAAATCAG GGATCAAATCTTCCTAGATTATTCTGGGGGGCCTTCAAACCTAATACA ATTATTCATGAAGTGTCTTGTGGAGCTGTCCATGTGGTTGCTTTATCTGAGGAAGGCCTGCTACAAGCTTGGG GCTATAATGAGTATGGTCAACTTGGCCGAGGTGTCACTTGTGAAGGACTACAGGGGGCCCGTATTATAAGTTCTTACGCTAAGTTTCTTGATGAAGCCCCCGAGCTTGTAAAGATTACCAAAGTGTCATGCGGGGAGTACCACACTGCGGCCATTTCTGATAAGGGCGAGGT TTACACATGGGGGCTAGGAAGCATGGGCCAGCTTGGACATTCTTCACTCCAGTATGGAGATAAAGAGTTACTGCCAAGGAGGGTGGTTTCCCTTGATGGTATTTTCATAAAGGATTTGGCATGCGGCGGTGTACACACGTGTGCTCTGACTCAGGAAGGGGCACTTTACGCTTGGGGTGGCGGTCAATCCGGGCAGTTAGGCCTTGGCCCCCAAACTGGGTTGTTCTCGTGCGTTGCTAATGACTCTCGTACATTTTTCCGGAACATCCCAGTTTTGGTTGTTCCAAAAGGCGTGAAGCTTGTCGCATGTGGACACTCCCACACGCTTATTTCAATGAGGGACGGTCGAATTCATGGATGGGGTTACAATAGTTACGGTCAGGCAGCCAACGAGAAATCTACATATGCTTGGTACCCGTCGCCTGTTGACTG GTGTGTTGGGGAGGTCCGAAAACTAGCTGCTGGTGGGGGTCATTCAGCTGTATTGACTGATGCTTGTTCGTTAAAGGAGTTGTGCGAGTTTATACTCGCAGAGACTCTGACTTTATCTGATGCCGCCAAGGTTGAGGATATTGCATCCAGAACTGGATCAGATGCTTTGGCTCGCCTCTGCGTGAGACTCAG AGAGTATATGCTTTCTGGTGGTCATCTTGAACAAGAGGAGGATGCTAAGAGTAAAGTTTGA
- the LOC112797938 gene encoding uncharacterized protein yields the protein MAAAHSSNAEKKIVRVDISSDTVCPWCFVGKKNLDKAIAASNEKYNFELRWHPFQLDSNAPKEGIDKKEYYIRKFGSRSEQMAARMSEVFRNVGLEYSMSGLTGNTMDSHRLIYFAGQQGLDKQHALVEELCLGYFTQGKYIGDQNFLLECAAKVGVEGAEDFLRNPNNGLKEVEDELRTYSCNIGGVPYYVINGNHKLSGAQPPEVFLRAFEVATS from the exons ATGGCTGCAGCACATAGCAGCAATGCTGAAAAGAAGATTGTGAGAGTTGACATTAGCTCTGATACTGTATGCCCATGGTGCTTTGTTGGCAAGAAGAATCTAGACAAAGCCATAGCCGCATCTAACGAGAAATACAACTTTGAG CTAAGATGGCATCCCTTTCAACTTGATTCTAATGCCCCTAAAGAAGGCATTGACAAGAAGGAGTATTACATAAGAAAGTTCGGATCACGATCTGAACAGATGGCGGCACGGATGTCAGAG GTCTTCAGGAATGTTGGTCTAGAATATAGCATGTCTGGACTCAC GGGAAACACTATGGACAGCCACAGGCTTATATATTTTGCAGGACAACAGGGTCTTGACAAGCAACATGCTCTTGTGGAAGAACTTTGCCTTGGCTATTTCACTCAAGGAAAATACATTGGTGACCA GAACTTTCTTCTGGAATGTgctgcaaaggttggtgtagaagGTGCAGAAGACTTTCTTAGGAACCCCAACAATGGATTGAAGGAG GTTGAGGATGAACTCAGAACATACTCATGTAACATTGGAGGAGTTCCATATTATGTG ATTAATGGGAATCACAAGCTGAGTGGTGCTCAACCCCCTGAGGTCTTTCTGAGAGCTTTTGAAGTTGCTACAAGTTAA
- the LOC112797939 gene encoding E3 ubiquitin-protein ligase At3g02290 isoform X2, with translation MGSVCCCLSVNDFEDYMNPNSPVYRNCGCLSSVLQNFLNAYASIFHRGEMQAIPSSIQGAASMTSTASLDNSLSDMYRSPPRPMPYDADPRHFRSQHDRLVSRRDKGSSHVNDEAEPLRGDLDEDDQQSLTSSNKWHEIASEDGSKEYHSKSLIRLSSAKPTTGVGLVYSSSEEEDCCPTCLEEYTEENPKIVTKCSHHFHLGCIYEWMERSDTCPVCGKVMVFDETT, from the exons ATGGGTTCTGTTTGTTGTTGTTTGAGTGTTAATGATTTTGAAGATTATATGAATCCAAATAGTCCTGTATATAGGAACTGTGGGTGCCTCAGTTCCGTCTTACAGAACTTTTTGAATGCG TATGCATCAATATTCCATAGAGGGGAAATGCAGGCAATTCCTTCATCTATACAGGGGGCAGCATCTATGACTTCCACAGCATCACTTGATAATTCTCTATCTGACATGTACCGCTCTCCTCCAAGGCCAATGCCTTATGATGCAGACCCAAGGCATTTCCGCTCTCAGCATGATAGACTAGTTTCACGACGTGATAAGGGTTCAAGTCATGTGAATGATGAGGCAGAACCTCTAAGAGGTGATCTAGATGAGGATGACCAACAATCTTTAACTTCAAGCAACAAGTGGCATGAAATTGCCAGTGAAGATGGATCCAAAGAATACCATTCTAAGTCTTTAATAAGGCTGTCATCAGCAAAACCTACCACTGGAGTTGGACTTGTCTATTCGTCCTCAGAAGAGGAGGATTGCTGTCCAACTTGTCTTGAAG AATATACTGAAGAGAATCCGAAGATAGTGACAAAATGctctcatcattttcatcttggTTGCATTTATGAGTGGATGGAGAGAAGTGACACCTGTCCAGTTTGTGGGAAG GTGATGGTATTTGATGAAACGACGTAA
- the LOC112797939 gene encoding E3 ubiquitin-protein ligase At3g02290 isoform X1, whose amino-acid sequence MGSVCCCLSVNDFEDYMNPNSPVYRNCGCLSSVLQNFLNAYASIFHRGEMQAIPSSIQGAASMTSTASLDNSLSDMYRSPPRPMPYDADPRHFRSQHDRLVSRRDKGSSHVNDEAEPLRGDLDEDDQQSLTSSNKWHEIASEDGSKEYHSKSLIRLSSAKPTTGVGLVYSSSEEEDCCPTCLEEYTEENPKIVTKCSHHFHLGCIYEWMERSDTCPVCGKTTSKSEGREWDLTSLLNWKPVSGDGI is encoded by the exons ATGGGTTCTGTTTGTTGTTGTTTGAGTGTTAATGATTTTGAAGATTATATGAATCCAAATAGTCCTGTATATAGGAACTGTGGGTGCCTCAGTTCCGTCTTACAGAACTTTTTGAATGCG TATGCATCAATATTCCATAGAGGGGAAATGCAGGCAATTCCTTCATCTATACAGGGGGCAGCATCTATGACTTCCACAGCATCACTTGATAATTCTCTATCTGACATGTACCGCTCTCCTCCAAGGCCAATGCCTTATGATGCAGACCCAAGGCATTTCCGCTCTCAGCATGATAGACTAGTTTCACGACGTGATAAGGGTTCAAGTCATGTGAATGATGAGGCAGAACCTCTAAGAGGTGATCTAGATGAGGATGACCAACAATCTTTAACTTCAAGCAACAAGTGGCATGAAATTGCCAGTGAAGATGGATCCAAAGAATACCATTCTAAGTCTTTAATAAGGCTGTCATCAGCAAAACCTACCACTGGAGTTGGACTTGTCTATTCGTCCTCAGAAGAGGAGGATTGCTGTCCAACTTGTCTTGAAG AATATACTGAAGAGAATCCGAAGATAGTGACAAAATGctctcatcattttcatcttggTTGCATTTATGAGTGGATGGAGAGAAGTGACACCTGTCCAGTTTGTGGGAAG ACCACATCAAAATCAGAGGGACGAGAGTGGGACTTAACCAGTCTGCTTAACTGGAAACCAGTCTCTG GTGATGGTATTTGA
- the LOC112797940 gene encoding AUGMIN subunit 5 — MQATSPSSSSSAAATAATPEAILEWLHKEMGYRPLAGVTAGKSHLPSVESLRRICRGNMIPVWNFLITRAKSEKTVQNIRRNITVHGGDGRGGGGREEGKGRAVGGGGRRKERISGGEAETREAALQEREAAEKEVERLRNAVRRQRKDLRARMLEVSREETERKRMLDERSNYRHKQVMLEAYDRQCEEAAKIFAEYHKRLCHYVNQALDAQRSGLDSSVEATNSFSAKHEKEAVYSTVKSGKSADDVILIETTREKNIRKACECLVAYMVDKIRNSFPAYEGSGIHSNPQAETVKLGFDFDGQIPEEVRTIILNCLKSPPQLLQAITAYTYRLKSLISREIEKIDVKADAETLRYKYENNIVMDVSTSDGSSPLQYQLYGNGKIGVDVPPGGSQNQLLERQKAHVQQFLATEDALNKAAEAKDLSEKLMRRLYGGTDVPSRSIGIGSTSQNVGSLRQLELDVWAKEREVAGLKASLNTLMSEIQRLNKLCAERKEAEDSLKKKWKKIEEFDARRSELETIYTALLNANKDAALFWGQQPLTAREYAASTIIPACAAVVETSNSAKDLIEKEVSTFCRCPDNSLYMLPSSPQALLEAMGASGSSGQEAVANAEMNAAILTARAGARDPSAIPSICRVSAALQYPAGLEGSDAGLASVLESLEFCLKLRGSEACVLEDLLKAINLVHIRRDLVQSGHALLNHAYCVQQEYERTTNYSLSLAAEQDKTVMEKWLPELKAGVLNAQQSLEACKYVRGLLDEWWEQPASTVVDWVTVDGQNVAAWHNHVKQLLAFYDRGAS; from the exons ATGCAGGCCACATCGCCATCGTCGTCGTCCAGCGCCGCTGCTACTGCCGCCACGCCGGAGGCCATACTCGAATGGCTGCACAAGGAGATGGGATACCGCCCTCTCGCCGGCGTAACCGCCGGCAAGTCGCACCTTCCGTCGGTGGAATCGCTCCGACGGATTTGCCGCGGTAACATGATCCCGGTCTGGAACTTCCTGATTACGCGTGCGAAGTCGGAGAAGACTGTGCAGAATATCCGCCGGAACATCACCGTGCACGGCGGTGACGGCCGCGGAGGAGGTGGGAGGGAGGAGGGGAAGGGGAGAGCTGTGGGAGGCGGAGGGAGGAGGAAGGAGAGGATCTCCGGAGGGGAGGCGGAGACGAGGGAGGCGGCGTTACAGGAGCGGGAGGCCGCGGAGAAGGAGGTTGAGAGGCTGAGGAACGCCGTGAGGAGGCAGAGGAAAGATTTGAGGGCGAGGATGCTTGAGGTTTCGAGAGAAGAGACCGAGAGGAAGAGGATGCTTGATGAACGCTCCAATTATAG GCACAAGCAAGTGATGTTGGAGGCTTATGATAGACAGTGTGAAGAAGCTGCAAAAATATTTGCCGAATATCATAAACGTCTCTGTCACTATGTAAATCAAGCATTGGATGCTCAACGATCAGGTCTTGATTCTTCTGTTGAAGCAACCAACAGTTTTAGTGCTAAACATGAGAAGGAAGCTGTTTATTCTACTGTTAAGAGTGGTAAATCTGCAGACGATGTCATTCTCATTGAAACCACTAGGGAAAAGAATATTAGAAAGGCTTGTGAATGTCTTGTAGCTTACATGGTTGATAAAATACGGAATTCTTTTCCTGCTTATGAAGGAAGTGGCATTCATTCAAATCCTCAGGCAGAAACAGTAAAGTTGGGGTTTGATTTTGATGGACAAATTCCAGAAGAGGTTAGAACTATAATTTTAAATTGCCTTAAGAGTCCACCTCAGCTGCTTCAGGCAATTACTGCTTACACTTATCGGCTGAAAAGTCTAATCTccagagaaatagagaaaattgATGTTAAAGCTGATGCAGAGACCTTGAG GTACAAATATGAAAATAACATAGTGATGGATGTTTCCACTTCTGATGGGAGCTCTCCTCTACAGTATCAACTTTATGGCAATGGAAAGATTGGAGTTGATGTGCCTCCAGGAGGAAGTCAAAATCAGCTTCTTGAGAGACAG AAAGCTCATGTTCAGCAATTTTTGGCTACCGAAGATGCATTAAACAAGGCTGCTGAGGCAAAGGACTTGTCCGAGAAACTTATGAGACGTCTGTATGGTGGCACTGATGTTCCATCACGCTCAATTGGTATTGGAAGCACGTCTCAGAATGTTGGAAGTCTTAGGCAACTTGAG CTTGATGTTTGGGCCAAGGAAAGAGAAGTTGCTGGTTTAAAGGCAAGCCTAAATACCCTGATGTCTGAAATACAACGCCTGAATAAGTTGTGCGCTGAGAGGAAGGAAGCTGAAGATTCTCTGAAAAAAAAGTGGAAAAAGATTGAAGAGTTCGATGCTCGAAGATCAGAACTTGAGACCATATATACAGCATTACTTAACGCAAATAAG GATGCTGCATTGTTTTGGGGTCAGCAACCATTAACTGCTAGGGAGTATGCTGCAAGCACTATAATTCCAGCATGTGCTGCTGTTGTTGAGACTTCAAATAGTGCAAAAGATCTTATTGAGAAGGAAGTGTCTACCTTTTGTCGGTGTCCTGATAATAGCCTCTACATGCTTCCTTCTTCCCCACAG GCACTGCTAGAAGCCATGGGGGCCAGTGGATCATCAGGGCAGGAAGCAGTTGCAAATGCAGAAATGAATGCAGCGATTTTAACAGCAAGAGCAGGTGCTCGGGATCCATCAGCGATTCCATCAATATGCCGTGTTTCAGCCGCCCTTCAGTATCCAGCTG GCCTGGAGGGTTCAGATGCTGGTCTAGCATCTGTGTTGGAGTCCCTGGAGTTCTGTCTGAAACTTCGTGGCTCTGAAGCTTGTGTGTTGGAAGATTTATTAAAGGCTATTAATCTTGTTCACATTAGAAGGGATCTTGTTCAAAGTGGTCATGCTTTGTTAAACCATGCTTATTGTGTTCAACAGGAATATGAAAG GACAACAAATTATTCTCTGAGTTTGGCTGCAGAACAAGACAAGACTGTTATGGAGAAATGGTTGCCTGAACTTAAGGCTGGTGTTTTGAATGCTCAGCAGAGCTTGGAAGCTTGTAAATATGTCAGGGGTTTG CTTGATGAATGGTGGGAGCAACCGGCATCGACGGTTGTTGACTGGGTGACAGTGGATGGGCAAAATGTAGCTGCATGGCATAACCACGTTAAGCAgcttcttgcattttatgatagAGGAGCATCATGA